The region aaatgaagttCACATCACAATCACTGACAGGATATGCTTTACATAAATGAGAGAACAACCAAAAACATTTTGTTCCTTTGCTGGCAATATTAACACAGCTCATTGAATACTTTACttgtttgctttaaatatttccaaGCATATCTTTTAAGATTAGGAGAAAAGTTTTTGCATTTCAAGCtcgagtttgatttttttccactcCTGGAAAAATTCAGAGACCCCAGAAGCAAGCATTGGCAGAATTTTTAGACTCAACATCCCGAATTATATTAGCATGAAAGTAAATGGCAGCTAACTATTTTTGTTTGCACAGAACATATAATCAGTGAGGAGGCCAataaagtagtattttttaattagaagacaacttatgaataattttttgCCCACTTTCCTCAATCAGCCAACTAATATTCATCAGGCACTCACTAGAAGccaagaattttaataaatgccaAAGATGGAGAAATGATTAATTTAATCATTTTGGTTTAGTGTCTTGAGAGGATTTGTGGAGTCACCCTAAACTCCTTCCTATCAAAAAATACACTCACAGATGATGTTTCCTGGCATTTGTTTTCACTTCATCATTATCACttatactttaaattaaaaaataaccagaATGTTTCATTATACCACACCATCTGCTCTGCCAAGAGTACAGCATACCACTGTCTATTGAATCTGGACAGAAAGAGCAAACTCATCTCTAGCCATCATTCTAAGGCAGACTCTAAAGTCAATTTCTGTTTAATAATAGCTGTagtcttcttctctttttatcaACGTCAGTCCATCCATTAATCCATCAATTCTTTAATCTTCTGAACCACCTATTGTGAAATATTTAGGTACAAAAAAGTAAGCAAATTCAGATCCCTACATGCAGAAGCCAACTGTCCAATGGAAAACAGAGTCATTCATCAAACAAGTAAGATAAAATTACAGCTATGGGAACTAATAGCTACTAAATTCTAAAATACATCTCTCaggtttatatttgtttttttttttaattatttatttatttattcatgatagtcacagagagagagagagagagaggcagagacacaggcggagggagaagcaggctccatgcaccgggagcccgatgtgggattcaatcccgggtctccaggatcgcgccctgggccaaaggcaggcgccaaaccgctgtgccacccagggatccctctcaggTTTATATTTGAAAGGGAGTTTGGGTTTGGAGTCTTTtattgcttgcttgtttgtttgttcaccACAACAATAAAATACCcatattattatatcttcttttctgtttccctcaATATACCGTTTTAGGATGTTTGAATTCTCATAGAAAGAAATCAACACAGAATATGGAATTGATGGATGGAAACTACACCTTGGTGACTGAGTTCATTCTTTTAGGGTTTCCAACCCGCCCTGAACTGCAGATTGTCCTATTCCTCATGTTTCTGACATTGTATGGTATGATTTTAACAGGGAATATTGGACTGATGATGTTAATCAGGACCGACCCTCACCTTCAAACccctatgtattttttccttagcAACCTATCTTTTGCAGATCTTTGTTACTCATCAGTCATTGTTCCCAAAATGCTGGTCAATTTCCTCTCGGAAAATAAATCTATCTCCTATTATGGCTGTGccctacagttttattttttctgtgcttttgctGATACAGAATCCTTTATCCTGGCTGCCATGGCATACGATCGCTATGTTGCCATCTGTAATCCTTTACTGTATACAGTTGTGATGTCTCGGGGCATCTGTGTATGGTTGATTGTCTTATCCTACATTGGAGGTAACATGAGTTCCCTGGTTCACACATCCTTTGCCTTTATTCTGAAATACTGCGATAAAAATGTCATTAATCATTTTTTCTGCGACCTCCCTCCCCTGCTTAAGCTATCCTGCACAGACACCTCAGTTAATGAGTGGCTTCTCTCCACATATGGCAGCTCAGTGGAAATTATCTGCTTCATCGTCATTGTCATCTCCTACTATTTCATTCTGCGCTCAGTCTTGAGGATCCGCTCTTCCAGTGGCAGAAAGAAAACCTTCTCCACGTGTGCCTCTCACCTGACTTCTGTGGCCATCTATCAGGGGACTCTTCTCTTCATTTACTCACGGCCCAGCTATCTGTATTCTCCCAACACTGATAAAATTATCTCCGTGTTCTACACCATTATTATCCCAGTGTTGAATCCGTTGATTTATAGTTTgagaaataaagatgtaaaagatgCCGCTAAGAGAGCTGTAAGGTTAAAAGTGGATTCCTCATGAGCTATAAGGTTCTGGGATTCATCTAAATCCCCAGTTACAAACTCTAAATGGAATTTGTGACATGCCTACCAGCAGATACACAATGGATGTTATCAAACACTTGTTTTTCATACAGCCAAAATCACAGTGTAAGAAAGcatttaaaagtttcaaaattgCTGCTAAATAATAAGACTACTATTGAAAGATTATTTGCTTGAAGTTAATGCTAAAATGTGTTTTATCATGTTGTCTAAGGGATATAGTAAATACCTCAGAAAAGTGTGTAGCGGTGTGCATGTGTCTGTTCGTGTGTAGTGTGTCTCATTCACGTGGTAGATTTACGGATGAGAACGTGAATAGTACTATGCTGTAAATAATACCTTGCACCACTTTAAGCCCTTGATAGATGTTAAGTACATATATTTGTGTAATAGCTCAATTAATTGAAATGTACATGTAGAATGAGATGGTTATGGAATGTCTTGGAAgcaataatacaaaataaatccattttcttaACCTCAGTTTAATAATATGATGCTAACCTTCTCTACCCAATCTACTCCAAAGTAATTTGGAAACTTTGTCTAAGTAGCACCTTGAAGAATATAGATCAATTTCAAGGAAGACTATTTGCCTTCCtgtctatatttttatcttaaacacCAAAGTATTACTAGAGGGATGGAACATCTTTCTCTGGCATCTCTGACACAGAATCAGCCCCACAATATATCACCTGTATCCTCAAGCAGAGATCAACCCACATGACCTGGTGGGACATTTGAGGACTGAAATGAGAGGCATGTACCTGCAAAGTGTAtttccataattaaaattttctactgtacattatttttattactatattattttttctctatgataataaatatttataagcttTGACCTGGAAATATCAATGTTTACAAAGTATGTTTAAATCTGTGTACTCTTTGTTGCAAAGATCCACAAAAGACACAGTGTGAATTACTGTCAGTTTTAAATTCCTGCAGGAATCTTGTCTTTGGATTTCTGACCAATAGTGTTTCTCCTGAGCACTTTGATTGTTTCATTTGCTAAGAAGGGAAGAGTCACTCACAGCTACACACTCACCAAAGTACTCCAATATTAAGTTTATATTTCTTAGCAAGATTTACTTGTCTGAGATTATAGAAAATCACACAAAGCCACATCAGATGAGTAATTATCTACAGCTTTTCATGTTTGCTAAGCTCTAAAATTACACAAGTATCTATTAGGTGGAGTGTATATGGTGCAATATTACATATCCAGCTGCTTATGAAACTCTTAGTTTTGCAACAGCACTGCCTTTGATGCTCAATAATCATGGCACCAAATATTACACTATTTATGAGAAAAGATAGCCATTTCCAAGTGAAGacacatataaaattataggGTATTGTAATTTTTTCAAGGTCCACAGGGCTGCTGTTACTTGCAAAGCTTTCTAGATGGCCCACACTGCTTTTCCCACTGGGAGCATCCTATATTTCATCCCTGGGGAGTACAGGCACCTGTTAAATTCCCAAGACTGCATGGTTGCCTCCATGGCctgaatttatattttagctCCAGCATGGTCTGAACTTTCTGAAGCCACCCACTTAACTGGGCCTTCCTCTGTGGTTTGTTGAAGCTGTGTGGCCCCGTATTATTGAAGCTGCATTTTGATAATAGAAGCAAAACCACTATAAACATTAAGGAAGGAGGCGATTTATGCCCAAACCTCatgcaaatttctctttttaataatgcTAAATCGAAACCAAGCTGGGAAGATTTGGGAAATGCAGCTCTCAGCCACAACCACATTGGCAGCAGATTCTCAAATAATCCACCCCTTTTTTCAACATGCCATTCAGAGGCatcttgaaaacaaaatcaactttCAAATAAGACAACAGCAAAAGTATGCTTACTTTTGCTAACAGATGCATGCatagaatgtaaagaaaaaagatgcaatGTAAAGTATTTATGCCAATTTATCTTTGTGCAGTGGTCCAGGGTCCTTCAGGCTAAGTCACACATCTTTGATACTCTGTAACTTGCAAAAAGTTGAGATAAAAGTTTAAACCTTCTCACTGTATCTTATGTTAGGAATCAGGggaacaggagagaaagaaatattagtcaatatatttatatcacaACAAAGGAAAAGCAACATTATAACTCCTATAGTAGTCTTGTTTTCCCCACAGGCCAAATGGTCATAGCTGGTACATAGAATTTCCTTTCCTCCACAGCCTCTGCTGTATCCCCTTTAATTTTAAGAAGCATCCtagttgtctttctttctttctttctttctttctttctttctttctttctttctttctttttttttttttgtcttgtgaaGTGGCCCAAAGCTTTATCCCTCAATATAGGTATCATTTCTAGATCATTTTATCTGGGTCTCTTTAAGTTTTCcatcctctttttattttttttaaaagatttttatttatttattcatgagagagagaaagagagagagagagagagagagagagagagaggcagagcgagaagcaggctccctgaaaggagcccaatatgggactcgatcctggatcctgggattcccgccctgagctgaaggcaggtgctgaaccactgagccacccaggcatccttccatCCTCTTTTTAACAGCAGGCATGGGAGTTCTCAGAGGTACCCCCAGAGGCTCTCTTACACTCCAGAAACACGCTTCATTACCCTAACTCTATAGTAATAATCACCTGTTCCCCTTATTTTAAGAACAATCACCCTCAAATGGTAGAGAAACTACTGTTTGCCTGTTGACTAAGTAGCATAAGGTCAAAGTGACCAGATGCAGTCTTGGTGTTAGTTCATTGGAACCACTTTCTGTTCCctgtttaagaattttttttaagatttatttatttatttatttatttatttatttatttatttatttatttaatctatttatttatttatttgagacacagagagagaggcagagagatagacagagggagaagcag is a window of Vulpes lagopus strain Blue_001 chromosome 11, ASM1834538v1, whole genome shotgun sequence DNA encoding:
- the LOC121501513 gene encoding olfactory receptor-like protein OLF1, which gives rise to MELMDGNYTLVTEFILLGFPTRPELQIVLFLMFLTLYGMILTGNIGLMMLIRTDPHLQTPMYFFLSNLSFADLCYSSVIVPKMLVNFLSENKSISYYGCALQFYFFCAFADTESFILAAMAYDRYVAICNPLLYTVVMSRGICVWLIVLSYIGGNMSSLVHTSFAFILKYCDKNVINHFFCDLPPLLKLSCTDTSVNEWLLSTYGSSVEIICFIVIVISYYFILRSVLRIRSSSGRKKTFSTCASHLTSVAIYQGTLLFIYSRPSYLYSPNTDKIISVFYTIIIPVLNPLIYSLRNKDVKDAAKRAVRLKVDSS